The Trichosurus vulpecula isolate mTriVul1 chromosome 3, mTriVul1.pri, whole genome shotgun sequence genome includes a window with the following:
- the LOC118843693 gene encoding high affinity copper uptake protein 1-like has translation MGHNHVMSHMGDNSTMPPNHQSSSTPSHGHGGGGGDMMMMPMTFYFGYKNVELLFSGLVINTPGEMAEAFVAVFLLAMFYEGLKIARESLLRKSQVSIRYNSMPVPGPNGTVLMETHKTVGQQMLSFPHLLQTVLHVIQVVVSYFLMLIFMTYNGYLCIAVAAGAGTGYFLFSWKKAVVVDITEHCH, from the coding sequence ATGGGACACAATCATGTGATGAGCCATATGGGCGATAATAGCACTATGCCCCCCAATCATCAATCATCTTCTACACCCTCTCACGGTCATGGTGGAGGTGGGGGCGACATGATGATGATGCCCATGACCTTCTATTTTGGCTATAAGAATGTGGAATTGCTGTTTTCTGGATTAGTGATCAACACACCTGGGGAAATGGCTGAGGCATTTGTGGCTGTCTTTTTGTTAGCAATGTTCTATGAAGGCCTCAAGATAGCCCGGGAGAGCTTGCTGCGTAAGTCTCAGGTCAGCATTCGCTACAACTCCATGCCAGTCCCAGGACCAAATGGAACTGTACTTATGGAAACACACAAAACTGTTGGGCAACAGATGCTGAGTTTCCCTCACCTTCTGCAGACAGTGCTGCATGTCATCCAGGTGGTCGTCAGCTACTTCCTTATGCTTATCTTCATGACCTACAATGGGTACCTCTGCATCGCAGTGGCAGCAGGGGCTGGAACAGGCTATTTTCTCTTCAGCTGGAAGAAGGCAGTGGTAGTAGACATCACAGAGCACTGCCATTAA